In the genome of Hyphobacterium sp. CCMP332, one region contains:
- a CDS encoding BamA/TamA family outer membrane protein — protein MSTQKGLKDYEYFLYKQSIKGNKNFSYYELEELLRQKTNRKILELPIMPYLYIYNLYGDKTFEKKAGKRREQTRRKYEKKLAKNPEDSLKLSRKFEKQIKKIDDYQKEGPFLKREVGEPPTIFDYQLAEETRKQLSLYLLKHGYFYNEVNLNIDTFENKQIVNSEYLIKEGKPVKVRNIEYLSDDSLINSLVNPLSEEFNSNLKVGMIYNEEKINKEITSLETFYKNHGFFAFRKQYVFVQVNDTFSDFEVDLKFRIINPNPDNGFKRFKVERVQFIAESNYNPPQMKRDTLIADDIRFLQYREKVKKKLLTRKIKIRPGTFYNYDFTVKSQRNLSNLNMYRFANIRYDSTKNGFTANIYTSPLPKYSTSVESGVAVTQWLPGPFGTVNFRNRNVFNGAEILDIGLRGGIEAQTSFSQENQVYRSSELGANMAVTFPSLALPSRLRFRFTDFNPKTRLNLGIGYIRRPEYARTNINSNLRYSISPSNNSVINLQLLDNSLLYTQILDPAFSTYLNDLFDRGNNLIYSFGQSINTSINAEYTYNDFSLFKSRQSKYFNIYLESGGTVWNLLSNSFLESNDTILGLQYFRYSKTSFDFRKYFPTNRENTIAVKFKTGIAYPYGINEVLPYEKYFFIGGNNSMRAWRPRRLGPGSYALINSDGSINYSFEQPGEILLEASAEWRFDLISFIEGAFFIDAGNVWRLNPVPTLPGGQFELNRFYKEIGIGSGYGIRFDFSFLILRLDAGFKVFDPGRKLNQRFSLNSIADIDPFNPNKTLWNIGIGYPF, from the coding sequence TTGAGCACTCAAAAAGGTTTAAAAGACTATGAGTATTTTCTGTACAAACAAAGCATTAAAGGAAATAAGAATTTTAGTTATTATGAATTAGAGGAGCTCCTGAGACAAAAAACAAATCGAAAAATTCTCGAGCTTCCTATAATGCCTTATCTCTACATCTATAATTTATACGGTGATAAAACTTTTGAAAAGAAAGCGGGAAAGCGAAGGGAACAAACCAGAAGAAAGTATGAAAAAAAATTGGCTAAGAATCCTGAAGACTCCCTAAAACTCAGTCGCAAGTTTGAAAAACAAATTAAAAAGATAGACGATTACCAAAAAGAAGGGCCTTTTCTAAAGCGGGAAGTAGGTGAGCCACCTACCATTTTTGACTATCAGCTCGCCGAGGAAACCCGAAAACAATTGAGTTTATACCTCTTAAAACACGGTTATTTTTACAATGAAGTAAACCTGAATATTGACACCTTTGAAAATAAGCAAATTGTAAATTCTGAGTATCTCATTAAAGAGGGAAAACCGGTCAAGGTGAGAAATATAGAATATCTGAGTGATGACTCCCTAATCAATTCCTTAGTCAACCCGCTTTCTGAGGAATTCAATTCAAATTTGAAAGTTGGAATGATTTACAATGAAGAAAAAATTAACAAAGAGATTACAAGTCTGGAAACCTTTTATAAAAACCATGGATTTTTTGCTTTTCGAAAACAATACGTATTTGTACAAGTCAATGACACATTCTCGGATTTTGAGGTAGATCTTAAATTTCGGATAATAAATCCCAATCCCGACAATGGATTTAAACGATTTAAAGTAGAAAGAGTACAGTTCATTGCAGAGTCCAATTATAACCCTCCTCAGATGAAAAGGGATACTTTAATAGCCGATGATATCCGCTTTCTGCAATACAGGGAAAAGGTTAAAAAGAAACTACTTACAAGAAAGATTAAAATTCGACCCGGAACATTTTACAATTATGATTTTACAGTTAAGAGTCAAAGGAACCTGAGCAATTTAAACATGTATCGTTTTGCCAATATTCGATACGACAGTACTAAAAACGGATTTACGGCGAATATCTATACTAGTCCACTGCCAAAATATTCAACATCTGTAGAATCAGGCGTTGCAGTGACACAGTGGCTTCCGGGTCCTTTTGGAACGGTAAATTTTAGAAACAGAAATGTGTTTAATGGTGCTGAAATATTGGATATTGGACTGAGAGGGGGCATAGAGGCGCAAACAAGCTTTAGTCAGGAAAATCAGGTCTATAGAAGTTCTGAATTAGGCGCTAATATGGCCGTCACCTTTCCTAGCTTGGCACTTCCTTCCAGGCTGAGATTTCGATTTACGGATTTTAATCCCAAAACACGATTGAATTTGGGAATCGGATATATTCGTCGACCGGAATATGCCAGAACGAATATCAATTCCAATTTGCGCTATTCTATTTCTCCATCAAACAATTCTGTAATAAACCTTCAATTGCTTGACAACTCACTTTTATACACACAAATTCTCGATCCTGCTTTCAGCACTTATTTAAACGATCTATTTGATCGGGGAAACAATCTGATTTATTCCTTTGGTCAATCTATAAACACCAGTATAAATGCCGAATACACTTACAATGACTTCAGTTTGTTCAAATCTCGGCAGTCGAAATATTTTAATATCTATCTGGAGTCGGGCGGAACAGTTTGGAATTTACTGAGCAATTCATTTTTGGAATCCAATGATACAATTCTTGGTCTACAGTATTTCAGGTATTCAAAAACCAGTTTCGATTTTAGAAAATACTTCCCTACAAATAGGGAAAACACCATTGCTGTTAAGTTTAAAACCGGTATCGCCTATCCCTATGGAATAAACGAAGTATTGCCGTATGAAAAGTATTTCTTTATCGGAGGAAATAACAGCATGAGAGCATGGCGACCACGAAGACTTGGCCCCGGTTCCTATGCATTAATCAATTCCGATGGAAGCATAAATTACAGTTTTGAACAACCCGGTGAGATTTTACTCGAAGCCAGTGCAGAATGGCGATTTGACCTTATTTCGTTTATTGAAGGTGCCTTTTTCATTGATGCCGGAAATGTTTGGCGTTTAAATCCTGTTCCTACACTTCCAGGTGGCCAATTCGAGTTAAATCGTTTTTATAAAGAAATTGGAATTGGTTCGGGCTATGGAATTAGATTTGATTTTTCCTTCCTGATACTCCGTCTCGATGCGGGATTTAAAGTGTTCGATCCCGGAAGAAAACTCAATCAACGCTTTTCTCTTAACAGCATTGCGGATATTGATCCGTTTAACCCAAATAAGACGCTCTGGAATATTGGTATTGGGTATCCCTTTTAG
- a CDS encoding tungsten formylmethanofuran dehydrogenase, which yields MPKTLSKEKINKTTLKKAFELFAQAVAMTNIYEANFKFVSKYVHATSRGHEAVQLATALHLNPEDYAYPYYRDESFLLGIGMKPYELMLQLMAKRDDPFSGGRTYYSHPSLKDKDKVKIPHQSSATGMQAIPATGAAMGQLYKNQMKLNKSKAEKEAIVVCSLGDASITEGEVSEAFQMAALRKLPILYLIQDNEWDISANAKETRAQDATEYIKGFHGIESVDLNGSDFMTCYEEIGKVISTMRKEQRPFLVHARVPLLNHHTSGVRMEWYRDDLKEHQKRDPYPLFKKQMLENGFTEKELKDIEKKAAKKVDTDFQKAKKAEDPKPEDLFKHTIAPTKVTKENGIRRPIGAVPEVMVDAALHAVEELMNKHKECMLYGQDVGARLGGVFREAATLAQKFGDERVFNTPIQEAFIVGSTVGMAAVGLKPIVEVQFADYIFPGINQLFTELSRAHYLTNGKYTADMILRVPIGAYGSGGPYHSSSVETIISNIRGIKVAYPSNGADLKGLLKAAYYDPNPVVMFEHKGLYWSKVKGTDAAKTIEPAEDYILPFGQANTLPADDEKVSSGESLSIITYGMGVHWALNARKDFPGQIEIVDLRTLNPVDEKAIFESVIRNNKCIVLTEEPVFNSFARNIAGLIQENCFEYLDAPVMVIGAENTPAIPLNSTLESTYLPSVDKLKKKIKELLSY from the coding sequence ATGCCAAAAACGCTGAGTAAAGAAAAAATCAATAAAACCACGCTAAAAAAAGCATTTGAATTATTTGCTCAGGCTGTCGCAATGACCAACATATATGAAGCAAATTTTAAATTCGTTTCCAAATATGTACATGCCACTTCAAGAGGACATGAAGCGGTACAACTGGCTACAGCCCTTCATTTAAATCCCGAAGATTACGCTTACCCTTATTATCGCGATGAATCCTTTCTTTTAGGAATTGGAATGAAGCCATACGAGCTGATGCTTCAATTGATGGCTAAAAGAGACGATCCATTTTCAGGTGGGAGAACCTATTATTCTCATCCCAGTTTGAAAGACAAGGACAAGGTAAAAATACCTCATCAATCTAGTGCTACCGGTATGCAGGCCATTCCAGCCACAGGTGCAGCCATGGGCCAGCTCTACAAAAATCAAATGAAGCTGAACAAGTCCAAAGCTGAAAAAGAAGCAATCGTGGTTTGCAGTTTAGGTGATGCCTCTATTACCGAAGGAGAAGTTTCTGAAGCATTTCAAATGGCCGCGTTGAGAAAACTGCCAATACTTTATTTGATTCAGGATAACGAATGGGATATTTCAGCCAACGCCAAAGAAACCAGAGCACAGGACGCGACAGAATATATTAAAGGCTTTCATGGAATAGAATCAGTCGATCTCAACGGATCCGATTTTATGACTTGTTATGAGGAAATAGGAAAAGTGATCTCCACCATGCGCAAAGAGCAACGACCATTTCTTGTGCATGCACGTGTTCCACTTCTGAATCATCACACCTCGGGAGTAAGAATGGAATGGTATCGCGACGATCTGAAGGAACATCAAAAAAGAGATCCCTATCCTCTATTCAAAAAGCAAATGCTCGAAAATGGATTTACAGAAAAGGAATTAAAAGATATTGAAAAGAAAGCGGCCAAAAAGGTAGATACAGATTTCCAGAAAGCCAAAAAAGCTGAAGATCCTAAACCTGAAGATCTTTTTAAGCATACAATTGCGCCTACAAAAGTCACAAAGGAAAATGGTATAAGAAGACCAATCGGAGCGGTTCCTGAAGTAATGGTAGATGCTGCTCTTCACGCTGTTGAGGAGTTAATGAATAAGCATAAAGAATGTATGCTTTACGGCCAGGATGTTGGAGCGAGACTGGGTGGTGTTTTCAGAGAAGCAGCAACATTGGCTCAAAAATTTGGTGATGAACGCGTTTTCAACACTCCCATTCAGGAAGCATTCATAGTTGGTTCTACAGTAGGAATGGCTGCAGTTGGATTAAAACCCATTGTGGAAGTCCAGTTTGCTGATTATATTTTCCCGGGAATAAATCAGCTATTTACCGAACTGAGCAGAGCGCACTATCTGACTAATGGGAAATACACGGCAGACATGATTTTAAGAGTACCGATTGGAGCCTATGGTTCCGGAGGGCCTTATCATTCTTCTTCAGTAGAGACGATTATTTCCAATATTAGGGGCATTAAAGTAGCCTACCCGAGCAATGGCGCAGATCTTAAAGGTCTTTTGAAAGCCGCCTACTACGATCCTAATCCTGTCGTGATGTTTGAGCACAAAGGATTGTACTGGTCAAAGGTAAAAGGTACTGATGCTGCTAAAACCATTGAACCGGCTGAAGACTATATTTTACCATTTGGACAAGCGAATACCTTGCCGGCCGACGATGAGAAGGTAAGTTCCGGAGAATCTCTGAGTATAATTACCTATGGAATGGGCGTTCACTGGGCTTTGAATGCCAGAAAGGATTTTCCCGGACAAATCGAGATCGTGGATTTAAGAACACTAAATCCTGTTGATGAGAAGGCAATATTTGAAAGTGTCATAAGAAACAATAAATGTATAGTGCTTACGGAAGAGCCTGTTTTTAACTCTTTTGCCAGAAATATTGCCGGATTAATTCAGGAGAATTGCTTTGAATATCTGGATGCTCCTGTGATGGTTATTGGTGCTGAGAATACCCCTGCGATTCCGCTTAACAGCACATTGGAAAGCACCTATTTGCCATCAGTTGATAAGCTGAAAAAGAAAATTAAAGAGCTACTCTCCTACTGA